A part of Leifsonia xyli subsp. xyli str. CTCB07 genomic DNA contains:
- a CDS encoding IS30 family transposase, which produces MRSLEAALHPRFLSLQERELIRDLTRAGLSLCRVAAKLGRSVSTISREIRRNQLPGEGGYHPYVAHRKAASRRPRPKATRLVRNPQLRSYVQRKLTLRWSPEQISRSLIREFPGDAEMRVAHETIYQAFYVQGRGQLRRELTMVLRTGRAKRKPHRSGAARRHRFADPMVMISDRPAEIEDRAVPGHWEGDLIIGGHRNSAIGTLVERSTRFVMLIHLPIDRTAESVRDGLISAVKTLPRELRRSITWDQGSEMAAHKSFTIATDIPVYFCDPASPWQRGSNENTNGLLRQYFPKGKGTDLARFTATDLTNVAHELNTRPRKTLGWETPAERLAKLLAS; this is translated from the coding sequence ATGCGTTCGCTCGAAGCCGCACTCCACCCACGATTCCTCTCCCTGCAGGAGCGTGAGCTGATCCGGGACCTGACCAGGGCCGGCCTTTCGTTGTGTCGGGTCGCGGCCAAGCTTGGTCGCTCGGTGTCGACGATCAGTCGAGAGATTCGCCGGAATCAGCTTCCTGGAGAGGGCGGCTACCATCCATACGTGGCGCATCGGAAAGCGGCCAGCCGCCGACCGCGACCGAAAGCCACGAGGCTGGTCCGCAATCCGCAGCTGCGCAGTTACGTTCAACGGAAGCTGACGCTACGTTGGTCGCCGGAGCAGATCAGCCGGTCGCTGATCCGCGAGTTCCCCGGCGATGCGGAGATGCGCGTGGCGCACGAGACGATCTATCAAGCCTTCTACGTGCAGGGCCGTGGACAACTCCGCCGCGAGCTCACGATGGTGCTGCGGACCGGCCGGGCCAAGCGGAAACCGCATCGTTCTGGCGCCGCTCGCAGACATCGTTTCGCGGATCCGATGGTAATGATCTCCGACCGTCCCGCCGAAATCGAGGACCGCGCCGTTCCCGGACATTGGGAAGGCGACCTCATCATCGGCGGACACCGCAACAGCGCCATCGGCACCCTCGTGGAACGCTCCACCCGGTTCGTGATGCTGATCCATCTCCCCATCGATCGCACCGCAGAATCCGTCCGGGACGGACTGATCAGCGCCGTCAAGACACTCCCACGCGAACTCCGTCGCTCGATCACCTGGGACCAGGGCTCGGAAATGGCAGCTCACAAGTCGTTCACGATAGCCACCGACATCCCGGTCTACTTCTGCGACCCCGCGAGTCCCTGGCAACGCGGCAGCAACGAGAACACCAACGGACTCCTTCGCCAATACTTCCCCAAGGGAAAGGGAACAGACCTCGCCCGATTCACCGCAACCGACCTGACGAACGTCGCCCACGAGCTCAACACCCGCCCACGCAAAACGCTCGGCTGGGAAACCCCAGCCGAACGCCTCGCTAAACTACTCGCCAGCTAA
- a CDS encoding TrmH family RNA methyltransferase gives MLDNPRSPRVRAVAKLTKRTARSETGLFLLEGPQAVAEALAFRSELLVELYATPTALERHQDIAQAAAAAGTQVEFVTEQVLGTIADTVTPQGFVAVARQFPTSVREIFAGSPALVAILEEVRDPGNAGTIIRAADSAGADAVVLTGRTVDLYNPKVVRSTTGSLFHIPVAVGADLPEVVSCARAAGLRVLAADIAGEDLLAARTAGQLARPTAWVFGNEARGLPDEWLGLVDRAVAVPIYGRAESMNLATAASVCLYESAFAQRSAG, from the coding sequence ATGCTGGACAACCCGCGCTCCCCGCGCGTCCGCGCCGTCGCCAAGCTCACCAAGCGCACCGCCCGTTCCGAGACCGGCCTCTTCCTGCTCGAAGGACCCCAGGCGGTGGCAGAGGCGCTGGCCTTCCGGTCTGAGCTGCTGGTGGAGCTGTACGCGACGCCCACCGCGCTCGAGCGCCACCAGGACATCGCCCAGGCCGCCGCCGCGGCCGGGACGCAGGTGGAGTTCGTCACCGAGCAGGTGCTCGGCACGATCGCCGACACGGTGACGCCGCAGGGCTTCGTCGCGGTGGCGCGGCAGTTTCCGACATCCGTGCGCGAGATCTTCGCGGGGTCGCCGGCGCTGGTCGCGATCCTGGAGGAAGTGCGAGACCCGGGCAATGCGGGAACGATCATCCGCGCGGCCGACTCGGCGGGGGCGGACGCCGTGGTGCTCACCGGGCGGACGGTCGACCTCTACAACCCGAAGGTCGTGCGCTCCACGACCGGCTCGCTGTTCCACATCCCGGTCGCGGTCGGCGCCGACCTGCCGGAGGTCGTGAGCTGCGCGCGCGCCGCGGGCCTCCGCGTGCTCGCGGCCGACATCGCGGGCGAGGACCTGCTCGCGGCGCGCACGGCGGGCCAGCTCGCCCGGCCGACGGCGTGGGTGTTCGGCAACGAAGCGCGCGGACTCCCCGACGAGTGGCTCGGGCTCGTGGACCGCGCGGTCGCCGTCCCGATCTACGGGCGGGCCGAGTCGATGAACCTGGCGACGGCGGCGTCCGTCTGCCTGTACGAGTCGGCGTTCGCGCAGCGCTCCGCCGGGTAG
- the pheS gene encoding phenylalanine--tRNA ligase subunit alpha, producing MSESTEITESSVEAAVEAALAAIAAAGDSEALKVVRHDHTAEGSPLAQLNAGIRSLPGDRKAAAGKLVGGARGRVSQALAAKEAGIAAAEEAAQLVAEAVDVTALPNRWTSGARHPLSLLQERIADVFVGMGWQVAEGPELESEWYNFDALNFDADHPARAMQDTFFVEPAEAHLVMRTHTSPVQLRALLGDELPVYRIASGRVFRTDEFDATHLPVFHQTEGIAVDKGLTMAHLRGTLDHFVETLFGEGARVRLRPNYFPFTEPSAELDLWHPTFAGGARWIEWGGCGMVNPNVLRSAGIDPEVYSGFAFGMGVERALMFRNDVKDMRDMAEGDVRFSQQFGMVV from the coding sequence GTGTCTGAATCCACCGAAATCACCGAGAGCTCGGTCGAGGCGGCGGTCGAGGCGGCGCTCGCCGCCATCGCTGCCGCGGGCGACTCGGAGGCGCTCAAGGTCGTCCGTCACGACCACACCGCGGAGGGCTCGCCGCTCGCGCAGCTGAACGCGGGCATCCGGTCGCTGCCGGGGGACCGGAAGGCCGCCGCCGGCAAGCTGGTCGGCGGCGCCCGCGGGCGGGTGAGCCAGGCGCTCGCGGCGAAGGAGGCCGGGATCGCTGCGGCAGAGGAGGCCGCCCAGCTCGTGGCCGAGGCCGTGGACGTCACCGCGTTGCCGAACCGCTGGACATCTGGTGCGCGGCACCCGCTGAGCCTGCTGCAGGAGCGCATCGCCGACGTCTTCGTCGGGATGGGCTGGCAGGTGGCCGAGGGCCCGGAGCTGGAGAGCGAGTGGTACAACTTCGACGCGCTCAACTTCGACGCCGACCACCCGGCGCGCGCGATGCAGGACACCTTCTTCGTGGAGCCGGCCGAGGCGCACCTGGTGATGCGCACCCACACCTCGCCGGTGCAGTTGCGCGCGCTTCTCGGGGACGAGCTGCCCGTCTACCGGATCGCCTCGGGCCGGGTGTTCCGCACCGATGAGTTCGACGCCACGCACCTCCCGGTGTTCCACCAGACCGAGGGCATCGCGGTCGACAAGGGCCTGACGATGGCGCATCTGCGCGGGACTCTCGACCACTTCGTCGAGACGCTCTTCGGCGAGGGCGCGCGTGTGCGTCTGCGCCCCAACTACTTTCCGTTCACCGAGCCGAGCGCCGAGCTCGACCTGTGGCATCCCACCTTCGCGGGCGGTGCGCGCTGGATCGAGTGGGGCGGCTGCGGCATGGTCAACCCGAATGTGCTGCGCTCGGCGGGCATCGACCCGGAGGTGTACTCCGGGTTCGCGTTCGGGATGGGCGTCGAGCGGGCGCTGATGTTCCGCAACGACGTCAAAGACATGCGGGACATGGCCGAGGGCGATGTCCGCTTCTCCCAGCAGTTCGGAATGGTGGTCTGA
- the pheT gene encoding phenylalanine--tRNA ligase subunit beta: protein MRVPLSWLGEYVDLEPGTTPAEVHAALVSVGLEEEGVHTFGIEGPVVVGEVIDFVEEPQSNGKTIRWCQVRVAAEGQKAADGGADVRGIVCGAGNFFPGDKVVVTLPGAALPGPAPLTPFVIAARKTYGHVSDGMIASARELGLGDDHDGILRLSTLGLDPEVGADAVSLLGLDDTAVEVNVTPDRGYAFSIRGIAREYAHATGAAFRDPAEAVASPPPHAHGFSVAVEDRAPIRDRVGASVFVTRVVRDVDATRPTPPWMVARLKLAGIRSISLVVDITNYVMLELGQPTHGYDLDRLSGGIVVRRAHAGETLVTLDDQTRALHAEDLLITDDSGAIGLAGVMGGASTEIGAGTRNVLVEAANFDPVSIARTARRHKLPSEASKRFERGVDPRVAVAAAARVVQLLEQLAGGTADGLGSLLDETADAEPIRLPDDYIPNLIGVAFTDDEVRGALAEIGGSVSDTEGALLVVPPTWRPDLRDKSDLAEEVARIVGFDRIPSVLPVAPPGRGLSRAQTLRRAVAQTLADNGATEVLAFPFVGAAQNDLFGSPEPGGVPAVKLANPLDATAAYLRTSLLPGLLGIAKRNLARGLVDLSVYETGTVFLPGAALGSETLPPGAALPSRETLAGLNAGIPDQPRHLAGVVLGHTVRKQPGQPAVAAGLADALAMVDQAAAAVGVAVEPVQSRHQALHPGRTAQLVAGDGVRTVLGYAGELSPALAAELDLPRVVAVFELDLDALIAVAPAEIVAGTIAGFPAATQDLSLVVGDEVPAGEVLRAVREGAGALLEDIRLVDDYRGTGLPDSSKSLTFALRFRADDRTLTAAEASEAKQAGAARAGQLFGAAIRE, encoded by the coding sequence ATGCGCGTCCCCCTCAGCTGGCTCGGCGAGTACGTCGACCTCGAGCCCGGCACCACGCCTGCGGAGGTGCATGCGGCCCTCGTCTCGGTGGGCCTGGAGGAGGAAGGCGTCCACACTTTCGGGATCGAAGGCCCGGTCGTCGTCGGCGAGGTGATCGACTTCGTCGAGGAGCCGCAGAGCAACGGCAAGACCATTCGCTGGTGTCAGGTGCGCGTCGCCGCGGAGGGCCAGAAAGCGGCCGATGGCGGCGCGGATGTGCGCGGCATCGTCTGCGGCGCGGGCAACTTCTTCCCCGGCGACAAGGTCGTCGTGACGCTGCCGGGCGCGGCGCTGCCCGGCCCGGCACCGCTCACCCCCTTCGTCATCGCGGCGCGCAAGACCTACGGGCATGTCTCCGATGGGATGATCGCCTCCGCCCGCGAGCTGGGCCTCGGCGACGACCACGACGGCATCCTGCGCCTGAGCACGCTCGGGCTCGACCCGGAGGTGGGCGCCGACGCGGTCTCGCTGCTCGGCCTGGACGACACGGCCGTCGAGGTCAACGTCACCCCCGACCGCGGCTACGCCTTCTCGATCCGCGGCATTGCGCGCGAGTACGCGCACGCCACCGGTGCGGCCTTCCGCGACCCGGCCGAGGCGGTCGCTTCGCCTCCCCCTCACGCTCACGGCTTCAGCGTCGCGGTGGAGGACCGCGCGCCGATCCGGGATCGCGTGGGCGCAAGCGTGTTCGTCACCCGTGTGGTGCGCGATGTCGACGCCACCCGCCCCACGCCTCCGTGGATGGTGGCGCGACTGAAGCTCGCGGGCATCCGCTCCATCTCCCTCGTGGTCGACATCACGAACTACGTGATGCTCGAACTCGGTCAGCCCACCCACGGCTACGACCTGGACCGGTTGAGCGGCGGCATCGTGGTGCGGCGCGCGCACGCGGGGGAGACCCTCGTGACGCTCGACGATCAGACCCGTGCGCTGCACGCGGAGGACCTGCTCATCACCGACGACTCTGGGGCGATCGGCCTGGCGGGCGTGATGGGCGGCGCCTCGACCGAGATCGGCGCCGGGACCCGCAACGTCCTCGTCGAGGCGGCGAACTTCGACCCGGTGTCGATCGCCCGCACCGCGCGCCGCCACAAGCTGCCGAGCGAGGCGTCCAAACGCTTCGAGCGCGGCGTCGACCCGCGGGTGGCGGTCGCCGCCGCGGCGCGCGTCGTCCAGCTGCTGGAACAGCTCGCCGGGGGGACCGCCGATGGACTCGGCTCGCTGCTGGACGAGACGGCGGACGCCGAACCGATCCGGCTGCCGGACGACTACATCCCGAACCTCATCGGCGTGGCCTTCACCGACGACGAGGTGCGTGGCGCGCTCGCCGAGATCGGCGGCTCCGTCAGCGACACCGAGGGGGCACTGCTCGTCGTGCCGCCCACCTGGCGCCCCGACCTGCGCGACAAGTCCGACCTGGCCGAGGAGGTCGCCCGCATCGTCGGGTTCGACCGCATCCCCTCGGTGCTTCCGGTCGCCCCGCCGGGCCGCGGGCTGTCGCGGGCGCAGACGCTGCGCCGCGCGGTCGCCCAGACCCTCGCGGACAACGGCGCCACGGAAGTGCTCGCGTTCCCGTTCGTCGGCGCGGCGCAGAACGACCTCTTCGGCTCGCCCGAGCCCGGCGGCGTCCCGGCCGTGAAGCTCGCGAACCCTCTGGACGCCACGGCGGCGTACCTGCGCACATCCCTGCTCCCCGGTCTCCTCGGCATCGCCAAACGCAACCTCGCCCGCGGGCTCGTGGATCTGAGCGTCTACGAGACCGGCACGGTGTTCTTGCCCGGGGCGGCCCTGGGCAGTGAGACGCTGCCCCCGGGCGCGGCGCTTCCCAGTCGCGAAACCCTCGCGGGCCTGAACGCCGGCATCCCGGACCAGCCGCGTCACCTCGCCGGCGTCGTCCTCGGCCACACCGTTCGGAAGCAGCCTGGCCAGCCCGCCGTCGCGGCGGGCCTCGCCGACGCGCTCGCGATGGTGGACCAGGCGGCAGCGGCCGTCGGCGTCGCGGTCGAGCCCGTGCAGAGCCGCCACCAGGCGCTCCACCCGGGACGCACTGCGCAGCTCGTCGCCGGCGACGGCGTCCGCACGGTCCTCGGCTACGCCGGAGAGCTGTCACCGGCGCTCGCGGCCGAACTCGACCTCCCGCGCGTCGTCGCGGTCTTCGAGCTCGATCTGGACGCGCTGATCGCTGTGGCCCCTGCGGAGATCGTGGCCGGGACGATCGCCGGGTTCCCGGCGGCGACGCAGGATCTCTCCCTGGTCGTTGGCGACGAGGTTCCGGCAGGAGAGGTGCTGCGCGCGGTCCGCGAGGGGGCGGGGGCTCTGCTCGAAGACATCCGCCTGGTCGACGATTACCGAGGGACCGGCCTCCCCGACAGCAGCAAGAGCCTCACCTTCGCACTCCGGTTCCGCGCCGACGACCGGACGCTGACGGCGGCGGAGGCAAGCGAGGCGAAACAGGCCGGGGCCGCCCGGGCGGGCCAGCTGTTCGGGGCGGCCATCCGGGAGTGA
- the argC gene encoding N-acetyl-gamma-glutamyl-phosphate reductase, with the protein MTFSVAVAGASGYAGGELLRILADHPDFDIRTVTAHQNAGQPLAAHQPHLRSLAGLTLSESTAENLAGHDVVFLALPHGKSGEIATQLPADTLVVDCGADHRLEDPDAWAAFYGGEHFGSWAYGVPELPVGAGRQRERLAGAKRIAAPGCNASAVSLALAPGIHAGLIEDADIVSVLAVGPSGAGKALKTMYLASEILGSANPYAVGGTHRHIPEIQQSLRKAGALSPTISFIPVLVPMSRGILATSTARVKPGVSAAQVQAAWEETYAGEPFVQVLPAGSVPRTSDVLGANTALIGVALDAAAGRVVAVLAIDNLYKGTAGAAIQSANIALGLAETAGLSVNGVAP; encoded by the coding sequence ATGACTTTCTCGGTCGCCGTCGCCGGCGCTTCCGGGTACGCGGGCGGGGAGCTGCTGCGCATCCTCGCCGATCACCCCGATTTCGACATCCGCACCGTGACCGCCCACCAGAACGCCGGTCAGCCGCTCGCCGCCCACCAGCCGCATCTGCGCTCGCTGGCCGGCCTCACCCTCTCGGAGAGCACGGCGGAGAATCTGGCGGGGCACGATGTGGTCTTCCTCGCTCTCCCGCACGGGAAGTCGGGAGAGATCGCCACACAGCTGCCGGCGGACACTCTCGTGGTCGACTGCGGTGCGGACCACCGGCTGGAAGACCCGGACGCCTGGGCGGCGTTCTACGGCGGCGAGCACTTCGGCTCGTGGGCCTACGGCGTCCCGGAGCTGCCGGTCGGCGCGGGGAGGCAGCGCGAGCGCCTCGCCGGGGCCAAGCGGATCGCGGCGCCGGGGTGCAATGCGAGCGCGGTGTCGCTGGCGCTCGCCCCCGGCATCCACGCTGGGCTGATCGAGGACGCCGATATCGTCTCCGTGCTCGCCGTCGGGCCCTCGGGCGCGGGCAAAGCGTTGAAGACGATGTACCTCGCGAGCGAGATCCTCGGTTCGGCGAACCCGTACGCGGTCGGCGGGACGCACCGGCACATCCCGGAGATCCAGCAGAGCTTGCGGAAGGCGGGCGCGCTGTCGCCGACGATCTCGTTCATACCGGTCCTGGTGCCGATGTCCCGCGGAATCCTGGCGACCTCCACCGCCCGCGTGAAACCGGGCGTCAGCGCTGCGCAGGTGCAGGCTGCGTGGGAGGAGACGTACGCGGGAGAGCCGTTCGTGCAGGTGCTGCCGGCGGGGAGCGTTCCGCGCACCTCGGATGTGCTCGGCGCCAACACGGCTTTGATCGGAGTCGCACTGGATGCGGCTGCCGGCAGGGTCGTCGCGGTGCTCGCGATCGACAATCTGTACAAGGGAACCGCCGGGGCGGCCATCCAGTCCGCCAACATCGCCCTCGGCCTCGCCGAGACCGCCGGCCTGAGCGTGAATGGAGTCGCCCCGTGA
- the argJ gene encoding bifunctional glutamate N-acetyltransferase/amino-acid acetyltransferase ArgJ has protein sequence MSVTAAQGFAAAGVAAGLKASGERDLALVQNLGPLTAAAAVFTTNRCKANPVLWSEQVIADGVVSSIVLNSGGANCYTGAAGFQVTHATAEAVAAALDVSAGDVLVCSTGLIGDQLDRAKLTAGVDAATAALATDAGLGAAEAIMTTDTRPKQAEQRSKAGWTVGGMAKGAGMLAPGLATMLVVITTDAVLGSAQLDSALRAATRVTFDRLDSDGCMSTNDTVALLGSGASGVEPDLDEFALALTEVCRNLATQLQEDAEGASHDITIEVANALTEDDAVTVGRAVSRSNLFKAAIFGNDPNWGRVLAAVGTTDAAFDPYRIDVAINGVQVCAAGEPDQPRDLVDLAPRAVCVRIDLHAGDEGASILTNDLTHDYVHENSAYSS, from the coding sequence GTGAGCGTCACCGCTGCCCAGGGCTTCGCCGCAGCCGGTGTCGCCGCCGGTCTCAAGGCGAGCGGCGAGCGCGATCTGGCGCTCGTGCAGAACCTCGGGCCGCTGACCGCCGCGGCCGCCGTCTTCACCACGAACAGGTGCAAGGCGAACCCCGTGCTCTGGAGCGAGCAGGTCATCGCGGACGGCGTGGTCTCCTCGATCGTGCTCAACTCCGGAGGAGCGAACTGCTACACGGGGGCGGCGGGCTTCCAGGTCACGCACGCGACGGCCGAAGCGGTGGCCGCGGCGCTCGACGTCTCGGCGGGCGACGTTCTCGTCTGCTCGACCGGCCTCATCGGCGACCAGCTCGACCGCGCCAAGCTGACGGCCGGGGTGGACGCCGCCACGGCTGCCCTCGCGACCGACGCCGGCCTCGGCGCGGCCGAGGCGATCATGACCACGGACACTCGGCCGAAGCAGGCCGAACAGCGCTCCAAAGCGGGCTGGACCGTCGGTGGGATGGCGAAGGGCGCCGGGATGCTGGCCCCCGGCCTCGCGACCATGCTCGTCGTGATCACCACGGACGCCGTTCTCGGCTCCGCGCAGCTCGACAGCGCGCTCCGCGCCGCCACGCGCGTCACCTTCGACCGCCTCGACTCCGACGGCTGCATGTCCACGAACGACACGGTCGCCCTGCTCGGCTCCGGGGCCAGCGGCGTCGAGCCCGACCTCGACGAGTTCGCGCTCGCGCTCACCGAGGTCTGCCGCAATCTCGCGACGCAGTTGCAGGAAGACGCCGAGGGCGCCTCCCACGACATCACGATCGAGGTCGCGAACGCGCTCACCGAGGACGACGCGGTGACCGTCGGCCGCGCGGTGTCCCGCTCCAACCTCTTCAAGGCCGCCATCTTCGGCAACGATCCCAACTGGGGCCGCGTGCTCGCCGCGGTCGGCACGACCGACGCGGCTTTCGACCCCTACCGCATCGACGTCGCGATCAACGGCGTCCAGGTGTGCGCTGCGGGGGAGCCCGACCAGCCGCGCGACCTCGTCGACCTCGCCCCGCGCGCCGTGTGCGTCCGCATCGATTTGCACGCCGGGGACGAGGGCGCGAGCATCCTGACCAATGACCTGACCCACGACTATGTCCACGAGAACAGTGCCTACTCCAGCTGA
- the argB gene encoding acetylglutamate kinase, with product MTTEDTFETAERAAAIAKAAALIESLPWLKTFHDRIIVVKFGGNAMVSEELQRTFAEDMVYLRYAGLLPVIVHGGGPQISAMLDRLGIQSEFRGGYRVTTPEAMEVVRMVLTGQINRDIVAAINKHGPLAAGLSGEDAALFQGRKRGAVVDGEAVDLGLVGDVIGVNPEAVLAQIDAGRIPVVSSIAPDIDEPGQSLNVNADAAAAALAVALRAAKLVILTDVAGLYSDWPNRDSLLSKITARELRELLPGLESGMIPKMAACLAAVDGGVEKAEIIDGRIEHSILLEVFTQSGIGTEVAPV from the coding sequence ATGACGACAGAAGACACCTTCGAGACGGCCGAGCGCGCCGCCGCCATCGCCAAGGCCGCCGCCCTCATCGAGTCGCTCCCGTGGCTCAAGACCTTCCACGACCGGATCATCGTGGTGAAGTTCGGCGGCAATGCGATGGTGAGCGAGGAGCTTCAGCGCACTTTCGCCGAGGATATGGTCTACCTCCGCTACGCCGGTCTGCTCCCGGTCATCGTCCACGGCGGCGGTCCGCAGATCTCCGCGATGCTCGACCGGCTCGGTATCCAGAGCGAGTTCCGCGGCGGCTACCGCGTGACCACGCCCGAGGCGATGGAGGTGGTGCGCATGGTGCTCACCGGCCAGATCAACCGCGACATCGTGGCCGCCATCAATAAGCATGGCCCCCTCGCGGCCGGGCTCTCCGGCGAAGACGCCGCGCTGTTCCAGGGCCGCAAGCGCGGCGCGGTGGTGGACGGTGAGGCGGTCGATCTCGGACTCGTCGGCGATGTGATCGGCGTGAACCCGGAGGCTGTGCTCGCCCAGATCGACGCCGGGCGCATCCCGGTCGTTTCCTCGATCGCCCCGGACATCGATGAGCCGGGGCAGTCCCTCAACGTCAACGCGGACGCCGCCGCCGCCGCCCTCGCCGTGGCGCTCCGCGCCGCGAAGCTGGTCATCCTGACCGACGTCGCCGGGCTGTACAGCGACTGGCCGAACCGGGACTCACTGCTGTCGAAGATCACCGCGCGGGAACTCCGCGAGCTGCTCCCGGGCCTGGAGTCGGGCATGATCCCGAAGATGGCAGCCTGTCTGGCGGCGGTCGACGGGGGCGTGGAGAAAGCCGAGATCATCGACGGGCGCATCGAGCACTCGATCCTGCTCGAAGTGTTCACACAGTCCGGGATCGGAACGGAGGTGGCGCCGGTATGA
- a CDS encoding acetylornithine transaminase has translation MSGDPNGRIDGAEWKPRYAEVMMRTLAMPKLLLERGQGCRVWDVDGNEYLDFLAGIAVNSLGHAHPALVEAVSSQVATLAHVSNYFSTAPQLELAERLRAITGAGEQGRVLFANSGAEANEAAFKLARLNRGPHGVRTRVLALRGAFHGRTMGALALTGKPPMREAFEPLPGGVEHIDSTIDALEHAIDDRVAALFVEPVKGEAGVLALPDGFLRRARELTEQHGVLLILDEIQTGVGRTGAWFAYQHEGILPDAVTVAKGIAGGIPIGALVTFGWASDLFTQGQHGSTFGGNPLATAAGNAVLAEIERAGLVENAARRGGELRAIIRSYDSPLIGEVRGAGLLVGIGLTGGEANRLADAALAQGLIVNAPNESSIRLAPPLIVGGAELAEFRERFGRALAAL, from the coding sequence ATGAGCGGCGACCCGAACGGCCGTATCGACGGTGCAGAGTGGAAGCCGCGCTACGCCGAGGTCATGATGCGCACCCTTGCCATGCCGAAGCTCCTGCTCGAGCGCGGCCAGGGCTGCCGGGTGTGGGATGTGGACGGCAACGAGTACCTCGACTTCCTCGCCGGGATCGCGGTCAATTCGCTCGGCCACGCCCATCCCGCACTGGTGGAGGCCGTGAGCAGCCAGGTGGCGACCCTCGCGCATGTCTCCAACTACTTCTCGACGGCCCCGCAGTTGGAGCTCGCCGAGCGGCTGCGGGCGATCACCGGCGCGGGGGAGCAGGGCCGCGTCCTGTTCGCCAACTCCGGGGCCGAGGCGAACGAAGCGGCTTTCAAGCTGGCCCGCCTGAACCGCGGACCGCACGGCGTCCGCACGCGGGTTCTCGCCCTGCGCGGCGCGTTCCACGGTCGCACGATGGGCGCGCTCGCGCTCACCGGCAAGCCGCCGATGCGCGAAGCGTTCGAACCGCTGCCGGGCGGGGTGGAGCACATCGACTCGACCATCGACGCGCTGGAGCACGCGATCGACGACCGGGTCGCGGCCCTCTTCGTCGAGCCGGTCAAAGGCGAGGCGGGTGTGCTCGCCCTGCCGGACGGGTTCCTGCGGCGCGCTCGCGAGCTCACCGAGCAGCACGGCGTCCTGCTCATCCTGGACGAGATCCAGACCGGCGTCGGGCGAACCGGAGCCTGGTTCGCCTACCAGCACGAGGGCATCCTCCCGGACGCTGTGACGGTCGCGAAGGGCATCGCCGGCGGGATCCCGATCGGCGCGCTCGTGACGTTCGGCTGGGCCTCCGACCTCTTCACGCAGGGACAGCACGGCTCCACCTTCGGCGGCAACCCGCTCGCGACAGCGGCGGGCAACGCCGTGCTCGCCGAGATCGAGCGTGCGGGACTCGTGGAGAACGCGGCCCGCCGCGGCGGCGAGCTGCGGGCGATCATCCGCTCCTACGACTCCCCGCTGATCGGAGAGGTGCGCGGCGCGGGGCTCCTCGTCGGCATCGGCCTGACCGGCGGCGAGGCGAACCGGCTGGCGGACGCCGCGCTCGCGCAGGGTCTCATCGTCAACGCCCCGAACGAGTCCAGCATCCGCCTCGCACC